The nucleotide sequence CGTGCCGAAGCCCGCGTTGTTCACCAGCAGATCCACCCGCAGGCCCTTCTCCTGGCAGCGCGCGTACAGCTCGCGGCCCGCGCCCTCGCGGCCCAGGTCCAACGCGATGACCTCCACCTGGATGTGGTGGGCCTCCGTCAGCTCCGCTGCCAGAGCGCGCATCCGGTCCTCGGAGCGGGCCACCAATATGAGATCCATCCCTCGCGCCGCCAGCTCGCGGGCGAACTCCACCCCCAGGCCGGACGACGCGCCCGTCACGAGCGCGCGGTGGCCTGCGTAGGGGAAGGCCTTGCCCCTCGGGGCGGACGGCGAGACAGACGAACGAACAGGGGACTGGGACGAGGTCGTTTGCATGGGGTTAGAATGTGAGCGATCGCTCACGTTCTCAACTCGCGTGGTGCTCACATTCCCTTGAGGAGGCCTCATGCCCCGCCGTCCCCCTCCCTCCCGTCGCAGAGCGCCCCGCCAGGAGCGGGCGCAGGCCACGGTTGACGCCATCCTCACCGCGACTGCTCGCGTTCTGCTCAGGGACGGCTACGAGGCCGCGAGCACCAACCGCATCGCCCAGGAGGCGGGGGTGAGCGTGGGCTCGCTCTACCAATACTTTCCCAGCAAGGAGGGGCTGGTGACGGCGCTGATGGAGCAGCACCGCGCGCGGTCGCTGGCGGACTTCGAGTCCGGGCTGGTGCCGCTCGCCGGGCAGCCGCTTCCGGTGGCGATGCGCGCCATCATCCGGCAGGTGCTCGCGGTGAAGCGGGAGAACCCTCGCCTGCAGCAGGTGCTTCACGAGCTGATGCCGCGGATGCGGCAGTGGGGCCTGTCGGATGCGTACTCGCAGCGGCTGCACCGGCTGGTGCGTGCGTTCCTCGCGCCCCGCTTCGAGGACCTGCGCCCCCGGAACCTGGACATGGCGGTCTTCATCCTGGTGAACACCGTGGAGGCGCTGTGCCATACGGCGCTGACGGACCGGCCGGACTACGTGGAGGACGATGCGTTCGTGGATGAAATCGCCGCGCTCGCGGTCGGCTACCTGCGTCCGGAGCCGGCCCAGGCGCGTCCAAGGCGCGCGACGCGGGAGCGCGTGGCCCGCGTGTGAAGGGCACAACGTCCTTCCGCGAGGAGGGTCCGACGCGTGGCCTTGGAGGGGCGTTCTCGCGCGTGGACACCCTCCTCGCGGGAGGAAGGCCGTGTGTCAGGGCGGCGCGGGTGCGCGGCCCAGGGGAATCACCAGCGGTCCGGGCAGGTCCGGCCGCGACACCACCTCCACCTGCAACCCGAAGGTGCCCGCGATGAGGCCGGGCGTCAGCACGCCCGAAGGCGTGCCCGTCTCCACGCACCGGCCCTGGTCCAACACCGCGATGCGGTCCGCGTACCGCGCGGCCAGGTTCAGGTCATGCAACACCGCGAGCACCGCGCCGCCGTCCTGCGCGAAGGCGCGGGCACGCTCCAGCACCAGGTGCTGGTGGGACAGGTCCAGGCTTGCCGTCGGCTCGTCCAGCAGCAGGTAGCGGTGGCCGTGCGCGGGCGGCGTCCACAGCTGGGCCAGCACGCGAGCCAGTTGCACGCGTTGCCGCTCGCCACCGGAGAGCGTGGTGTACGCGCGCGAGGCCAGGTGCTGCGTGTCCGTGGCATCCAGCGCCGCGCGGGCGATGTCCAGGTCGGACGCGTCACCGCCACGCCGGGCATGCGGGCTGCGGCCCAGGGCCGCCACCTCCAGCGAGGTGAAGCCGAAGCCCAGGGATGACTCCTGCGGCAGCACGCCCAGCCGCTGTGCGCGCTCCAGATAGGGCCACTGATGCAGCGCGCGACCCTCCAGGTACACGTCGCCCGTCTTGCAGCGCAGCTCGCCCGACAGCGCCGCGACCAGGGACGACTTGCCCGCGCCGTTGGGGCCCACCACGGCCAACACCTCGCCGGGCTGGACCTCCAGCGACAGCGGACCGGCCACCCTGCCCCGCCCGCGCCACACCTCGATGCCGCGAGCTTCCAGGCTCATGCCGCCCCCTTGCGCGCGAGCAGTCCGATGAAGGCGGGCACGCCCAGCACCGACGTGAGCGCGCCCACCGGCAGCTCCGATGGGGAGGACAGCGTGCGCGCGAGCAGATCCGCCGCGAGCAGCAGCGAAGCCCCCGACAGCGCGGACGCGGCCAGCAGCCTGCGGTGGTCCGGACCGAGCGCGATGCGCAGCAGCGCCGGCACCAGCAGGCCCACGAAGCCAATCATCCCGCAGAACGACACCGCGGCTCCCACGCCCAGCGCGGCGGCGAGGATGAGCTTTCGCTTGAGCCGCTCCACGTCCACGCCCAGGTGCCACGCCTCACGCTCGCCCAGGAGCATCAGGTTGAGCGCCCGGGCCTCGCTCAAGAGCAACCCCAGCGTCACGACCAGCGGAATCGCCGCGGCGCCCACGGTCTCCCACGACGCGCCGCCCAGGCTGCCCAGGCTCCAGAAGGTGATGGTGCGCAACTGCGCGTCCGACGCGACGTGCGTGAGCAGGCCCATGCCCGCGAACGCGCCCGCGCTCACCGCCACGCCAGCCAGCAGCACGCGCGGCGCGTCCGTGCGCCCGCCTCCCGTGCCCAGCCGCAGGGCGAGCACCGTCGCCGCCAACGCGCCCAGGAAGGCCGCCCCCGGCACCACCAGCATCCGCAAAGGCCCCACGTGCGCGGCCAGCGTCACGTCCAGCACGATGGCCAGCACCGCGCCCAGCGCCGCCCCGCTGGAGGTGCCCAGAAGGCCGGGCTCCACCAGCGGATTGCGGAAGAGTGCCTGGAGCGCGGCGCCCGTCGTCGCCAGCACCCCGCCCACCATCACGGCCATCAGCATGCGCGGCAGGCGCAAGGTGAGCAGCACCGCTCGCTGCATGGCGTCCAACTTGTGGGAGGCCTCGCCCAGGCCCAGCGCCTCCCAAAGACTTCCGAGGATGGCGGACGGCGGCACCGTCATGGAGCCCACCGCCAGCGACGCCAGGACCATCAACGCCAGCAGCAGCCCCAGCGTCCCCCAGGGCCCCGCGCCCGGCAGCCGCGAAGGCACCGGACGCGAAGCGGGCACGGGCATGGCCTCCGACGCGCTCATTTGCCGCCGCCCTTCGCCGGAGCCGAAGCCGGGGCCAGCGCGTCCTGCACGCGGGCCACCGCCTGGCCCAGGTTGGGCCCCAGGCCCATGAAGTCCACGTCCTCCACGGTGACGAGCTTCCAGCCCTTCACCTGCGACAGCCCGGGCAGCTTCGCCAGCCCCTCCGCGCCGCCCACGGACGGCACCGAGCTCGCGGGCAGCAGCACGAACTCCGGCGCCGCCGCCACCACGGCCTCCGCGCCCAGCGGCTTGTAGCCCGGCAGCGAGTCCGCCGCGTTCATCCCGCCCGTCAGGCGGATGAGCGTGTCCGCCACGGTGCCCGAGCCCGCCACCATCATCGTGCCCGCGCCGCGAGCGTAGATGGCGAGGATGCGCGGCGGCTTCGTGCCCTTCACCTGCGTCGCGCGGTCCGCAGCCTTCTTCAGGTCCGCGTCCAGCTTCGCCACCAGCGCCTTGCCCTGCTCCAGCGTGCCCAGCCGCTCCGCGATGCCCTGGATGCGAGCGCGCGCCCCCTCCACCGTGGGCTCGTTGGCGAACGTCTCCACCTTCATGCCCGCCTGCGTGAGCTGCTCCAGCACCGGCGGAGGCCCGGCCTCCGCGGAGCCCAGCAGCAGGCCCGCGCCCAGCGACAGCACGCCTTCCGCGGACAGCGCGCGCTGGTAGCCCACCGTGCGCACCTTCGACGCCTCCGGCAACGCCGCGCTGGAGTCGTCCACGCCCACCACCCGGTCGCCCGCGCCCAGCGCGAACACCGTCTGCGTGATGGCGGGTCCAATGGTGATGAGCTTCGGAGCCGGTGCGGGCTTGGGGGCGGGAGGCGCCGCGTGCGCCGCCAGCGCGAACAGGGCCGTGGCGAGGCCCCACTTCCAGGCCGTCCGCCTCATGACGCCACCTCCACCGCGGGCAGCGTCCGGACCAGCTCCTCCATCAGCGTCCGCCACGCGGGGGACTCCAGCTCGCCCGGCTTCCGCTTGCCGAACAGCAGCGCGATGTTCTCTCCCGCCTTGTCGAACAGCTCCAGCGAGGTGACGTCGCCGTCGCGCGTGGGCTTGCGCACCACCCAGGCGGTGTGGACGTGGTCCGCGCGGACGTGCAGGTTGAAGCCCGGGTCCATCACGTTCATCCACGGCCCCATGGGCCGCACCGTGCGCACCGGGCCGGTGTGGATTTGGATCGCGCCCGGGTTGCCCACGAACACCATGATGGGCAGCTCGCTCGCCGCGGCGCGCTCCAGCGTCCAGCCCAGCGAGTCCGGCGTCACCGGCTTCGCGAACTCCGTCCCGGCAAGCCGCAGCGCCTGCGTGCGCGCCACCTTGAACTTGCCGAGCAGCGCGAAGAACTCGTGCGTGTCCTGGAGCGCGCGCCAGCCGGCCTTGAGCCCCAGCGCGTCGATCTCCGAGTCCGGCCGGGGCTCGGCGGGAGGAGACACCGGCACCACGTCCAGCACGTGGCTCTGGTCCTCGTGCTGGAGCTCGCGCACCAGCCCCTCGAAGGCGGCGACGTTCGCGTCGTCCTGGAGGTAGATTTTGTGCACCGCCGTGCCGGCGGCGTCGAACACCTGGAAGCTGCGGCGCACCGTGCCGGAGAGGTCCTCGCGCAGCGCGAAGACGAAGCACCAGCGCGACAGGAACAGCCGCAGGTCGATGTCCTCGTCCAGCACCAGCGCCCGGGCGCCGTGCAGCTCCACCTTGCGGTAGATGCCCTTCTTCTCGTGCACCGCGGACGCGTTGCGCGTGAGCGCCATCACCCGGCCCAGCGACTCCAGGCGGGGCAGCAGCACGTCCAGGCGCGGTTCCAGCCGCACCAGCTCGCCGTTCAAGCCGGTGGCGAGCAACTCCGCCTCGCTCACGCCAAGCTTGTCCGCCGCGTCGCGGATGCGCATGCGCGGCTCGGATTCACGCAGGGCCACCCAGCGCTCCCGCAGCGCGGCGAGCGGGCTCCCCTCCCCCGTGCGGCCCATCACGGCTGCCCCCCGGCCGGCGCGGCCACCTGCGCCCAGAGCAGCTTCATCATCGCGGGCGTGCCGGCGGCGTCGTAGTACGACTGCACCTGCACCTTGAAGTACGTCCCGGAATCCGAGCGCACGACGTAGAGCTGCTCACGCGGCGTGAGCGTATGGGTCGGCAGGTCGTAGACGTACCAGCCGTCCCCCAGGTTGAAGACGGTGTCCGGGCTGTCGCCGGTGTCCGGGCCATCCGCCGCGTCCGTCATGTAGCCGGACGCGGGCGCCTGGGTGAGCGCCGAGAACGTCGTGCCCGGCACGATGGCCACCTGCACATTGCCCGTGCCGCTGACGCCCCCGCGCGCCTTCACCGTGTAGCGCTGGAAGGCCAGGTCCCAGACCGCGTCCTCCGTCGCGCTCACCTGCTTGCCCGTATCCAGGTCCATGCCCACCCAAACGGCCCCGTCGGTCGCATCGACGACGGAGGTGAACGAACCGTCGCCGTTGTCCTGGTGCTTCAGGTTCGCGCCGTCCTGCGGCGTGACGACGGGGTTCTCGTCCTCGCCAGGCCCTGGCGTGGGCTGGAGGTCGTCACCGCATGCGGTGCCCAGACCCGCGATGAGCAGCGCCGCGCAGGCGCGGCCCAGGAAGCCGGGACGGAAGGGAATGAGGAACATGCGGACTCCTTCAGTGTGCAGGGGTGAAGAATCAGAACCGGGTGGAGACACCGGCCTGGAGGGTGCGGGGTGGGATG is from Corallococcus exiguus and encodes:
- a CDS encoding TetR/AcrR family transcriptional regulator, with protein sequence MPRRPPPSRRRAPRQERAQATVDAILTATARVLLRDGYEAASTNRIAQEAGVSVGSLYQYFPSKEGLVTALMEQHRARSLADFESGLVPLAGQPLPVAMRAIIRQVLAVKRENPRLQQVLHELMPRMRQWGLSDAYSQRLHRLVRAFLAPRFEDLRPRNLDMAVFILVNTVEALCHTALTDRPDYVEDDAFVDEIAALAVGYLRPEPAQARPRRATRERVARV
- a CDS encoding hemin-degrading factor, whose protein sequence is MGRTGEGSPLAALRERWVALRESEPRMRIRDAADKLGVSEAELLATGLNGELVRLEPRLDVLLPRLESLGRVMALTRNASAVHEKKGIYRKVELHGARALVLDEDIDLRLFLSRWCFVFALREDLSGTVRRSFQVFDAAGTAVHKIYLQDDANVAAFEGLVRELQHEDQSHVLDVVPVSPPAEPRPDSEIDALGLKAGWRALQDTHEFFALLGKFKVARTQALRLAGTEFAKPVTPDSLGWTLERAAASELPIMVFVGNPGAIQIHTGPVRTVRPMGPWMNVMDPGFNLHVRADHVHTAWVVRKPTRDGDVTSLELFDKAGENIALLFGKRKPGELESPAWRTLMEELVRTLPAVEVAS
- a CDS encoding heme ABC transporter ATP-binding protein, with the protein product MSLEARGIEVWRGRGRVAGPLSLEVQPGEVLAVVGPNGAGKSSLVAALSGELRCKTGDVYLEGRALHQWPYLERAQRLGVLPQESSLGFGFTSLEVAALGRSPHARRGGDASDLDIARAALDATDTQHLASRAYTTLSGGERQRVQLARVLAQLWTPPAHGHRYLLLDEPTASLDLSHQHLVLERARAFAQDGGAVLAVLHDLNLAARYADRIAVLDQGRCVETGTPSGVLTPGLIAGTFGLQVEVVSRPDLPGPLVIPLGRAPAPP
- a CDS encoding HmuY family protein, encoding MFLIPFRPGFLGRACAALLIAGLGTACGDDLQPTPGPGEDENPVVTPQDGANLKHQDNGDGSFTSVVDATDGAVWVGMDLDTGKQVSATEDAVWDLAFQRYTVKARGGVSGTGNVQVAIVPGTTFSALTQAPASGYMTDAADGPDTGDSPDTVFNLGDGWYVYDLPTHTLTPREQLYVVRSDSGTYFKVQVQSYYDAAGTPAMMKLLWAQVAAPAGGQP
- a CDS encoding heme/hemin ABC transporter substrate-binding protein codes for the protein MRRTAWKWGLATALFALAAHAAPPAPKPAPAPKLITIGPAITQTVFALGAGDRVVGVDDSSAALPEASKVRTVGYQRALSAEGVLSLGAGLLLGSAEAGPPPVLEQLTQAGMKVETFANEPTVEGARARIQGIAERLGTLEQGKALVAKLDADLKKAADRATQVKGTKPPRILAIYARGAGTMMVAGSGTVADTLIRLTGGMNAADSLPGYKPLGAEAVVAAAPEFVLLPASSVPSVGGAEGLAKLPGLSQVKGWKLVTVEDVDFMGLGPNLGQAVARVQDALAPASAPAKGGGK
- a CDS encoding FecCD family ABC transporter permease, encoding MSASEAMPVPASRPVPSRLPGAGPWGTLGLLLALMVLASLAVGSMTVPPSAILGSLWEALGLGEASHKLDAMQRAVLLTLRLPRMLMAVMVGGVLATTGAALQALFRNPLVEPGLLGTSSGAALGAVLAIVLDVTLAAHVGPLRMLVVPGAAFLGALAATVLALRLGTGGGRTDAPRVLLAGVAVSAGAFAGMGLLTHVASDAQLRTITFWSLGSLGGASWETVGAAAIPLVVTLGLLLSEARALNLMLLGEREAWHLGVDVERLKRKLILAAALGVGAAVSFCGMIGFVGLLVPALLRIALGPDHRRLLAASALSGASLLLAADLLARTLSSPSELPVGALTSVLGVPAFIGLLARKGAA